ACATATTCTGTTTCTGTTCATTACCTGCCAGCTGGTCTCAAGCTAGGGTTCCATACTATTGGCCACAGATCTTCATGCAAATATGATAAAAATCTGACTGGTTGCGAATTAGTCTGCGTGacgacgtagtgcacataaaaataacttttgtgGTTAAATTCctatgtaccgaataaaaaaacaaaatcaagttaaatgggttttgcattttcaactctactgatggttttgtcacagaACAAATTGTGTTACGTAGTGAATGTGCCCATTCAAGTATTTGCATGTGCGGTCCAGTCAGCAGCTCGCACATACAGTGTGGGTATAGTCTATATGTGAGATTATTATGAACAAAAGTGCAAGATTATTTTGAATTTGTCAAATGGCATGCCTCAATcttcatgtcaccagaataagaccctcgatatgtATTGGAAAGGAGCACCAAGCTTATCACCTTCCACTTTCACCACGCTGTGAAGTTTACCATCATTTATTTCatttgtagcctaataaacttcATTCTTTCCCTAGTCGTAGTGTGAGGACCACACACGTCATCACGTGACTCTCaaatttacttcgatatgatggttattatatcaatatttgcccaTGAAAGCATTTCCACCGCCATTACTCGCATAGTTCAGACACAAAAAATATCCCACCTTGTctaatgtgttttgttttgtcgATATTTGTAAAGTTTACCAGCAaatttgctgtttccatcaggcctgatGTGACATTTTTTACCCAGCGTACTTTACgagcataaaaaggttggatagAAACCTGGTTACAGATGTGAAATATTAAGGTTTGGTCTTGTTTTAACAATTTACTTTTGTTTTACTTTCATGCTGGTTTTAATAAAGTAAAGTTTTGGAAAGATTTGTTTTCAAGGTTTTTATACTAAGGTTACATAAACACACGGGTACAAAATCAGAACAATCTTAGCTGAGGTTCTCTCTGATCTGACTCATGCAGAAATAAGATGACCACCTCCTGGATGATAGTACGTACGGGGGTGGTCTCTTTGGCCTGAGCTGGTGAACGATAGATGGAATGGCCCAGGCACTCTAACGTCTGTTACAGCTTTGGCTTTAGTCCATTGGCTGTAGTGCTGTGCCTCCACCACTAGATTGTAGTGCTGAGCAGGCTAGCTGAGTCCATGGTGCTGCTGTCTGACTTGTGTCTTCTGCTGCCTGACTCCTCCGAATGCTGCAAGCacaacaacatagacaatcaGTATCTATTAATTTTACTCTACACCAGGTAAACTGAGTGAGAgaatgttctcatttacaacgacAGTTGCAGTGAAGAGAGGGGTTGAGTGAGCCATTAGGAAGCCCAACCAACAGGTGTGTGTCCTACATGTCTGCGGAATAAGCGGTCCAGCAGGCTGCGTTTGGGGCTCACTGGGGCAGGGGTCTGGGTCCAGTCCAGGTCAGGGGGTCTGGAACCCTGAGGCCCGAACACATTCAGCTCCTTGAAACAACCCATCTCTATCATCTATGAGAGGATAGGAGAGTAAGTAGTTAGTAATCTCAATTAGCCTATGACCAAAACATACCTAACCTCAAATTGCTACCAATATGattacatttaattgaaataagtATAATGTAATTGAATTTAACAAAACAATCAAATGTAATAATCTGCATGTTGTGTTGACCTCTGTCTGCCAGGGTATGGCCACTGAGCCTGTGTTAAACTTGATGTAGAAGTCGTTGTCTGCCCTTCCCAAAAtgactccttttactgtggagaACTCATCAATGTCCTGAACATCCTGGCAGTACACTGCTCTgggctggagagagtgaaggggggtggaaagatggagaggacagagggagggagaagtatTCTTACTTACTACAACATTTAGCATCCCATATTATATCATTTTAATTGCAGTTTTACAGATTATTTAGTCTGTCTACCACATATAACCACTATAGCGGTTAAAGTTAGCAAGCGGTGCCGATGCACCaaatctggaaccaacaggaccctgaatatcttctacccccaagacattaGACTGCTAAGTAGTTCAACAAATAGCTAACTGGACTATCCAtatttgcactaactcttttgactcatcacatgaTGACACATCAACACTGTGGCTactgcttattatctatcctgctgcctagtcactttacccctacctatatgtacatttctacctcgtacccctgtacatcaactcggtactggtacctcgtgtatatagccaagttatcgttacttattgtgtatttattccttgttattattattattttttctctctgcattgttgggaagggcccgtaagtaagcaattcactgttAGTCGACACATGTTTTCAAAGTatgtgaaaaataacatttgatttgagttaggGTATTTACATCCGGTTTGAAGGGTGGCTCAATGACTCCTGCCtccagcctcctgaagttgatgGTTCTGAAGAAGGGATGGGACTTAATCCCATACACCCCACTCCCCTGACACCCCAGCCTATCTCTCGGGTCTTTAGTCAACAGCTGAGAGCGCGAGAGATGGAAAAAGGataagagagagtgaaggaaagagagaagagagaaaggggagacgaGAGAACATCCATGCAGTTACAATGTAGAACAGAATTTGCTCGTTGACAGGTTTCATGTCAAATCAGAGTAAAACTGTAATCTTACCAAGCGACAGAAGTCTTTCGTCTCGTTGCTAAATATCTTTccgtactcctcctcctcctcctgtatccttctctccatctcctttcctATCACTCGCTCCCCCTTTCTCTTGAATGGGGATCGTCCTGCCGTCATTTCGTACACAAGGCAGCCCAGGCCCCACCAATCAGGGCTCAACCCGTAGTAGTCGTTGCCAATCACCTCTGGAGCTGAGGGGAAGAAGGAGGGGTTTGGAAATGTTGGTTCACTGTTGTTGCTCCCAAATTATATATCCAATGAGGCTCAGTGATAGTACAACATCTGGAGGTAAACtgtgatgtaaaaaaaatgtatcatgatAGCAAACACGTTGCAACATTTTGACCACCATGGGGATATTTGGCATCTAAAAAGTGTGCACGTATTCTCATGATCTTTCATACACCCTGTATCTGTGTATTCTGCTAGATATGAGTAGACCACCTGAAAGTGTACAGTAGGTTAGAGCCACGTACCCATGTAGCCCAGGGTGCCCACCCTGCCTCGTACCAGATTCCCCTCAGATAGTGTCACCGCCAGGCCCAGGTCTGAGATACGGATGTGCCCTGAGAGGAGTGGGAGATCAGTGGACCATTATTCATACAGCAAAGGGTAGCCACACATTTTCAAGAGATTTTCACTTGTGGAAAATGTCACGTAATAGATTTGATGAAAATCCCTGTCATGGAAAACCTCTCACGGAACACAAAGTAcatgaggggaaggagaaggatgGTTCTGGCATGTGACGTGGCAGTGTGtactggtgtgtttgtgtgtgtcagtggaggctcctcagaggacgaaggggaggaccatcctcagtgaatttcataaaaatagtaaaacattaaaaaaggtatcctttttttagataaaactatactaaatatattcacgtcaccaaataattaaaacactgttttgcaatgaaggtctacagtagcctcaacaacacTCTGCAGTGTAGctggacagctagcttccgtcctcttATGGGTACATTGGTTTAAATACAAAacttaggaggctcatggttctcacccccttctatAGACTTACACAGCAATTATGACATCTTCTGGAGGACGTtctccagcctatcagagctcttgcagcatgaactgacatgtctaCCCAattaaaggatcagagaatgaatctagtagtgaaagcataagctacagctagctagcactgcagtgcataaaatgtggtgagtagttgactcaaagagaaagacaattaatttcttcaaaaatgaaggagaagcaggagagaaGCTTTTGGCTTGACTAGTTTATTGCCACCAGGcccgccagtgtaactgctaaactgcttattgaactgcttactgactgtacactgtaacattactacatgattgtagcgggtttactaacaccttcgttctattagctatgttgactatgacattactttagctaatatggtgacaataatgcaggctgtgtgtagcgattatgatatggtttggcttggaaaggttttttcacctggtaacatacagctgatgtgttgtgcattgaattccacaagcgaagggaaaaggtgagaggagtagagtgcatagatgcgagaaggaatacaacgtggctgctatgaaaatgAACTGTTTTTACGTGTGATCAGGGATGTATTCATTGTCTGTATTCgattcttaaacagaagcaaatggaacgaaacagggataaacatgaCTAAATCTGTCCAATAAAAACTCTTGTTTGcagctgttggactaatgattacactctAGATCagttagatgcaggcaagagtgtgcaaggcagtattgaatctGTCACCGTCTGTCACTTCAAATTTCTCTCGATCTGAccgcacctacattgtaaactttcattcataggctaggtcgTAGCAAACtcatgatgtgtgtgtataggggggaaaaaaaaatatcttcctcatcttaaatggcaccgaccgccactggtgtatgtgtgtatcatgtgAGATAGTTACTAGTTACAGTGGTATGCTTGGTATCGTCTACATGTGCTTCCAAGTTACCAAACACGCTGCCAAGCTTGGAACAGGTAACAATAAGATTATCTAAAAATAGACTAGAACTGGTTGTCACACAGTGTATATTCACTTCCAGATAGACCAACCGCCCATGTTTGTGATTGTGAGAAAATCTAATCTTAAATTTCATCACCAGGATATCCTGCTTAGGGAAACTTACAgtgccctcagaaagtattcacacccattgacattttacacattttgcctgaatttaaaatagattcaatttagattttgtgtcactgatctactgtacacacagtaccccataatgtcaaaaatgaaaagctgaaatatcttcagtcaataagtaatcaaaccttttgttatggcaagccaaaataagttcaggagtaaaaatgtgtttgataataataagttgcatggactcactctgtgcaataGTAGTGTTTTAACACGATTTTTAAATGTCACTACatagatacaggtgtccttcctaactcagttgccaaagagcaaggaaaccactcagggatttcaccatgaggtcaatggtgactgtaaaacatttacagagtttaaaggctgtgataagagaactctgaggatggatcaacaacattgtagttactccaaaatacatttttaacctttatttaactaggcaagtaggttaagaacaaattcttatttacaatgatgggccaattgtgggccaccctatgggactcccaatcacagccagatgtgatgcagcctggattcaaaccagggaaaCATCtatgcattgagatgcagtgccttagaccactgtaccACTCGGGAgctaacataaatgacagagtgaaaagaaggaagcctgtacagaatgtacaaaatattccaaaacatgcatcctgtttgcaataagacactaaagtaatgctgcaaaaaatgtggcaaagaaattaacttattgtcctgaatacaaagcgttatgtttggggcaaatccaactcatcactgagtaccactcttcatattttcaagcatggtggtggctgcatcatgttatgggtttaCTTGTCATCGGAAAGGACATgggagttttttttctttttataaaAAGAAAGGAATAGTTCAGTCTGATGGGAGACATATACattggagttgtttaccaagacggcattaaatgttcctgagtggcttagttacaattttgacataaatcgtcttgaaaacctatggcaagatttgaaaatggctgtctagcaatgatcaacttgacaaagcttgaatcattttttaaagaataatttgcaaatattgcacaatccaagtGTGCATAGCTCTttgagacttactcagaaagactcacagcagtAATTGCTCCCAAAGGTGATTgtaaaatgtattgactcagggggttgaatacttatataaTCAAGTGTTTTATTTACCATgaatagtggttagagcattaggccagtaaccaaaaggttgctagatcaaatccctgagctgacaaattaaaaatctgttgttctgcccctgaacaaggcagttaatccactgttcgttctcaactgacttgcctagttaaataataataacaaaatacCATGAATAAAAATGTCAGAAATCTacattttcttccactttgacattgtatTTTGTGTggattgttgacaaaaaactttgtaacgcaacaaaatgtggaaaacatcaaggggtgtgaatactttctaaaggtaGATCCTACATGGCTAGAATGTGAAGAATAAGGAAGAATTATTTGTGTCTGAAGCACATGTATTGATTGTGATATCATTCAAGTGTGCCTACCATTGTCATCCAGAAGGATGTTCTCTGGTTTTAGATCCCTGAAACAAAAAACAAAGAACAGAAATCAGTACAATGCCTTTTCAATGTCACATTAATCCATTTTAGCATACTGAGACTTCTCCACCCTTTTCCAGAAGTGTGCAAAATATGCGCAAACACTTTCTCGCAGGGATTTAACAATGATGGACACTCCCTCCAGCCAATGCTTACACCGATCTTACGCTTTTAAAAAGGATGTAGAATCAGGATGGAGCCAGTGTCTACTAACCTGTAGACAATGTTCatctggtggaggtggtggagaccACAGCAGACCTCAGCAGCATAGAACTGAACCCTGTCCTGCTCCAGGCCTGAAGTACCCATGTTATAGATGTGGAACCGCAGGTCTCCTCCGTTCATTATGGTCAgcaccagacagagagactgtttgGTTTCATACGCATACGCCAGActgacctagagagagaaagacggagcgttagaggacacagagagacagagagagaatgaaagaaagagacagagagaaagaagaatgGAGAGTGAGAagaggatgaagaaagagagaagaggaaggagagaaagagaagaggatagagagagagagaagaagatggagagagggagaagaggatggagagagggagaagaggatggagagagggagaagaggatggagagagagagacagaaaagaggatggaaagagggagaagaggatggagagagggagaagaggatggagagagagagaagtggaagagagggagagagagaggatggagagaagaggatcgaaagagagagaagaggatggagagagagtcctACCACAAATCTGCTGTTAAGTGTCTCTAGTATCTGTTTCTCATTGAGGGCCATGgcctctcctttccccttcttCACGTGAGTCTTCTCCAGCTTCTTACATGCATACATCTTCCCAGAGGCACGTGCCTGGAATGCCCACacctgggggagaggggagggaggaaggaagggagaaaaggatagagagagggggagattgtATGAGACGAATCCTCTCTATCAAATTTGTTGTTACACATGTGCATCTGAAGTTAGAGTTGGGTCAATGTTTTCTGATTTGGGATTTTTCTCAGAAAAATTGTGAAAACATGTTCGTCTGTTCACTCTGaggaaaaaggtgctatctagaacctaaattGGCTCAtcggctgtccctataggatAACCCTTCAAAGAAACCTTTTTGGCTCCAGGTAAAACCTTTTTGGGTTAAATGAGGAAccgtttccacagagggttctacatgaaaccaaAAAGGTTTCTACCTCGAACAAAAAAGGGTCCTCCTATAGGGAAAGCCGATTATGGGgatagccgaagaacccttttggaacccttttttctaaaagtgtagtGAAAGCAGCCTTACCTCCCCGAAGCCTCCCTTGCCAAGCAACCTGTACTGTCTGAAGATGTGTTTGGTAACAGGCTGTCTGGGGGGAGAGAAATACACAGAGTGACTGGTGTCAAGCATTTGTGGTCATCTCTCACTTAGTTTGATTATTCAGTCAAACGCACACATGTCCATATGCACTGACCTCTCTACCATCTTCCACTGCAGGAAACGGTCAAAGTACATGCTCTGCTGGTACTGAAGGAAGGGGGCACCGCTCAGGTACTCATGGAGGTCACTGTAAAAACACAGTAAGCGGAGGTGAATTCCCAGGACACACAGCCCCTCACAGATAGGGGAGGGAAGGGTGAGAGCAAGATGGAGGACATTGGGGTAAAGGTCAGAGAGACTTACTCTGTGCAGTCAATGAAGACTTCTCTACTGTGCTGCTCCTCCAgactctccctacacctctcaccaTAGCGCTCTACTACCTGTACACACTCAGATGACTGGCAAGGAAACATGCACATATACAATTAACTTGCAAAAATCTCAAGTGAGAAATCAAcctttagtgtgtgtatgtgtgtgtgtatgggtgtgtgcgagagagagtgtTTAAAGACGGTACCTGTCTACTGAGGAACCTGTTAATGATTTGCATGCCAaaactcctcttctcctcatctgACTTCACCTCATACTCCCCCTGTAGAAATGCAAACATTTCTGGACTTATAATTCTTGTTTTGTCAACATGAATAATGACATTTTTatggtccctgtccctgtctaTTATCTGACGCTGATtggtattttttgtattttattcggATTGCTGGATCATTCTTCATGAATGACCCAGGTCACTAACCTTCAGCAAGGCCCAGGCCAATGAGGAAAAGCAGAGAGTTATGAATAACAGTTATTTTTAACCCAGCAGAcataacttatttttttattacaGTAACATACCATTTCTAAGAATGTTATCATACTAGAATTATTTCCTGGCTGTGtgcccaaaaacacacacaccgttCAGATATATGACATCACTTTGCTGTGACACCGGTCTGTCAGCAGTGCGTACTGTAAAACCTGCTTGCAGAATTATATCTGATCATTTCCCACAATATGGACCATACCACCTCTTCCATAGTGAATAAGGCCTATAGTGGATCATACCATTTGGTCCAATAGGGAGTTGCAGTGCTGCAGCTCAGGTTTGCTCTGACAGAAGAGACGGAATAGTTGTCTGCCGATAGGCTGCTTCACACACAGACTGTAGTAGTCtcgctctgaaacacacacattacacgtATAAAACATGCATgcacagacatacaaacacaaacacacacacacacacacactgaccgaGGGTTTTTGCCAGCTCCATACACTGGCTGATGTGAGGGAAGCGCAGCATGTCTTTCCATTTCCAACTCCTGCCTTTTCCCCCTCCAcctagagagagatggaacaggggagagaagggTGAAAGAAGGAGGTAAGAAATGGTGACAGATAGCCTAGCGGTGAAGAGCattaggccagtaactgaaaagacGCTGGTTCGAATCCACAAGACAACAAGGTGAAGAGTCTGTTGACGTACACTTGTGCAAcgcacttaaccctaattcttctgttaagagcatctgctaaaatggGGAAGGAAAAATAGTATGACAAATTTGATATTACAGTTGACCTGTCATTCATTTATTGTTTTTCATACCCAAAAGCATGTGAGCTCATTCAACTCTttggttatgtgttttatgtaatATGTTAAAATTGGGCCTcagaaagaaaacaaagaaataaaaactATCAGCAGTAAGACCAAACATATCCAACTAGACCGATTCATCCTTGTAGTTGTATAGTTACAACCTTATAACCTAAAGGTCTTTCCTGTTTACCTGTTCACCTCAACATACTGAGAAAAAAAAGACTACAATCAGTCTGTCAACAACAGCCTttggtcctctgtgtgtgtgtgtgtgtgtgtgtgtgtgtgtgtgtgtgtgtgtgtgtgtgtgtgtgcgtgtgtgcgtgtgtgtgtgtgtgtgtgtgcgtgtgtgcgtgtgtgtgtgtgtgtgtgtgtgtgtgtgtgtgtgtagtagttcCTCGTCAGTCAGGTTCCAGCCCTGGCATCCATCCACTCCAAAGAGAAATCTATAAATAGGTATAGAGCAGGAACAAACCTGTTGGACCACAGAgcactgcaaacacacacacacacacacacacacacacacacacacacacacacacacacacacacacacacacacacacacacagtgcagcaCTGTGATAAAATTGCTGATCCTGCCAACAGGTGTCACCTACTGATGATGATATTCACAGATCCTAGGAAGGCATCCAACCTGTTGGTTATGTTTGTGACCTCACTCTTCCCACACACATACAACCCTGAGCCTGTCACCCTGCTACCTTTCACACAGCTATATTGAGCCTGTCACCCTGCTACCTTTCACACAGCTGTATTGAGCCTGTCA
The DNA window shown above is from Oncorhynchus tshawytscha isolate Ot180627B linkage group LG20, Otsh_v2.0, whole genome shotgun sequence and carries:
- the LOC112222429 gene encoding G protein-coupled receptor kinase 5 translates to MEIDSMVANSALIRARGGGGGKGRSWKWKDMLRFPHISQCMELAKTLERDYYSLCVKQPIGRQLFRLFCQSKPELQHCNSLLDQMGEYEVKSDEEKRSFGMQIINRFLSRQSSECVQVVERYGERCRESLEEQHSREVFIDCTDDLHEYLSGAPFLQYQQSMYFDRFLQWKMVERQPVTKHIFRQYRLLGKGGFGEVWAFQARASGKMYACKKLEKTHVKKGKGEAMALNEKQILETLNSRFVVSLAYAYETKQSLCLVLTIMNGGDLRFHIYNMGTSGLEQDRVQFYAAEVCCGLHHLHQMNIVYRDLKPENILLDDNGHIRISDLGLAVTLSEGNLVRGRVGTLGYMAPEVIGNDYYGLSPDWWGLGCLVYEMTAGRSPFKRKGERVIGKEMERRIQEEEEEYGKIFSNETKDFCRLLLTKDPRDRLGCQGSGVYGIKSHPFFRTINFRRLEAGVIEPPFKPDPRAVYCQDVQDIDEFSTVKGVILGRADNDFYIKFNTGSVAIPWQTEMIEMGCFKELNVFGPQGSRPPDLDWTQTPAPVSPKRSLLDRLFRRHHSEESGSRRHKSDSSTMDSASLLSTTI